Proteins found in one Ferrovibrio sp. MS7 genomic segment:
- a CDS encoding ABC transporter permease — translation MLSNKWALRGLSLLVVLAAWQIVGSNINPIFLSTPVKIAKAFATTISSGELPMAVLVSLGVTTAGFVSAIVIGIPVGLLMGRFRTLEYLLDPYVSALYVVPRIALIPLIIVWAGLGVQAQIVVVFGTTVFPILLSTYAGVKNIEARLLETAYSFGANERQLFFSVIIPGSVPFIMSGLRLGIGQAIIGMIVAQMFLGIAGMGFMLTNYGNQFATDYVFVVVLSLAALGITLTEIVKLLERRFNHWRPDNNVAL, via the coding sequence ATGCTGAGCAACAAATGGGCTTTGCGTGGCCTGTCGCTGCTGGTGGTGCTGGCCGCCTGGCAGATCGTCGGCAGCAATATCAACCCGATCTTCCTGTCCACGCCGGTGAAGATCGCCAAGGCTTTCGCCACCACTATCTCGTCGGGCGAATTGCCCATGGCGGTGCTGGTCAGTCTCGGTGTCACCACTGCCGGCTTCGTCTCGGCCATCGTCATCGGCATTCCGGTCGGGCTGCTGATGGGCCGCTTCCGCACCCTGGAATACCTGCTCGATCCTTATGTCAGCGCGCTTTACGTGGTGCCGCGTATCGCCCTGATCCCGCTGATCATCGTCTGGGCCGGCCTCGGCGTGCAGGCGCAGATCGTGGTGGTGTTCGGCACCACCGTGTTCCCGATCCTGCTCAGCACCTATGCCGGGGTGAAGAATATCGAGGCCCGGCTGCTGGAAACGGCCTATTCCTTCGGCGCCAACGAACGGCAGCTTTTCTTTTCCGTGATCATTCCGGGCAGCGTGCCGTTCATCATGTCCGGCCTCCGGCTGGGCATTGGCCAGGCGATCATCGGCATGATCGTGGCGCAGATGTTCCTCGGCATCGCCGGCATGGGCTTCATGCTGACCAATTACGGCAACCAGTTCGCCACCGATTATGTCTTCGTCGTGGTGCTGTCGCTGGCGGCACTCGGCATCACCCTCACCGAAATCGTCAAGCTGCTGGAACGCCGCTTCAACCACTGGAGGCCGGATAACAATGTCGCCCTCTGA